Proteins from a genomic interval of Chroococcidiopsis thermalis PCC 7203:
- a CDS encoding histidine phosphatase family protein: protein MTQIVWIARHANRLDFVNPEWFLTAERPFDPPISEDGKVQAQQLARRLKGENISHIFASPFLRTVQTANYVAEALSLSINLESGLSEWLNPAWMPQAPKRAPLDVLTRMFPRIDTSYSSRVTAEYPETGEVVLERAGKTARLLAEEFSKDILLVGHGASVVGATMGLVGATAQTEVNAALCCLVKVVRPDPEQPWVMELNGDTSHLSKTEKIIRFH from the coding sequence ATGACTCAAATTGTCTGGATTGCTCGTCACGCCAATCGTCTTGATTTTGTCAATCCTGAGTGGTTCCTCACCGCAGAACGACCCTTCGATCCGCCGATTTCTGAAGATGGTAAAGTTCAAGCTCAACAACTGGCGCGACGGCTGAAGGGAGAAAATATCAGTCATATCTTTGCTTCGCCATTTTTGCGCACGGTGCAAACAGCTAACTACGTAGCAGAAGCCCTCAGTCTTTCGATTAACTTAGAATCTGGTTTGAGCGAATGGCTCAATCCTGCTTGGATGCCACAAGCGCCAAAAAGAGCGCCTCTGGATGTTTTAACTCGCATGTTTCCCAGGATCGACACTAGCTATAGTTCTCGCGTCACGGCAGAATATCCCGAAACTGGAGAAGTTGTCCTAGAACGGGCAGGTAAAACGGCTCGGTTATTAGCAGAAGAATTTTCCAAAGATATTCTGTTGGTAGGACACGGGGCATCTGTAGTAGGTGCAACAATGGGTCTGGTAGGCGCAACGGCTCAGACAGAGGTTAACGCTGCTTTGTGCTGTTTAGTGAAAGTTGTTCGTCCAGATCCAGAACAACCTTGGGTGATGGAGTTAAATGGCGACACATCTCACTTAAGTAAAACCGAAAAAATTATTCGATTTCATTAA
- the ccmS gene encoding beta-carboxysome assembly chaperone CcmS: MFSFGSPQPVGEDGQWRQQLDCFVKENQQELAALSWGLFLEKGASDDTLGIDIQPTPRFIFCPKSAIEKLNDRVNSQIQEVLGFIDAHNPEKQVLILGIGNGQIKLIQFEIEPPPPICFEHLASDVDTLLGRLEQRLSQYVQT; this comes from the coding sequence ATGTTCTCATTTGGTAGCCCTCAACCTGTTGGAGAAGATGGACAATGGCGACAGCAATTAGATTGCTTTGTTAAGGAGAATCAACAAGAGTTAGCAGCGCTATCTTGGGGGTTGTTTTTGGAAAAAGGAGCCAGCGATGACACCTTGGGTATCGACATCCAACCGACACCGCGTTTTATCTTTTGTCCTAAATCTGCAATTGAAAAATTAAACGATCGCGTCAACAGTCAGATCCAAGAAGTTTTAGGATTTATTGATGCTCATAATCCTGAAAAACAAGTGTTAATTCTTGGTATTGGTAACGGACAAATTAAGTTAATTCAATTTGAAATCGAACCCCCTCCCCCTATTTGTTTCGAGCATCTTGCTTCTGATGTAGATACATTATTAGGTAGATTAGAGCAACGTTTGAGCCAGTACGTGCAAACATGA
- a CDS encoding precorrin-8X methylmutase — MTAARLTIKELTEAVGGNCTPRMVRHYHQLGILPPPERSRSNYRLYTQENVQQLRRIVALKQQGFQLSHIRELLKSDAAIEVKNLTHQLQQQYHSVMQQMARLRQTATALEGLIGRDRSCQNLQAEAIAQLRLLEVESQDGLVQLEQLWENWDAATHAHPEEFQESLQQLLPDLSNRSEIEIDLLSKLVLACGDVSLVNFIRVGKGAIAAARHALTQGCEIVGDVAPVVAACDRTRLSHLGCPVTTLIADPHVSSVVEAEQAFWHQSQWQEQLQQLPPGCIFVVGYAPSVLIAACDAIAKGHFQPALIIGMPIGFSHAPAAKRRLMRSGIPYITVEGTMGGGLLAAVALNALVESTIEKPDCHCYLGK, encoded by the coding sequence ATGACAGCCGCACGTTTAACCATCAAAGAACTTACCGAGGCAGTTGGGGGAAATTGTACCCCAAGGATGGTGCGACACTATCACCAACTCGGCATTTTGCCACCCCCTGAGCGATCGCGTAGCAATTATCGCCTCTATACTCAGGAAAACGTGCAACAGTTGCGGCGGATTGTGGCACTCAAACAGCAAGGCTTTCAACTTTCCCACATTCGCGAACTCCTCAAAAGCGATGCTGCTATCGAAGTAAAAAATTTAACACATCAATTACAACAACAGTATCACTCGGTGATGCAGCAAATGGCACGGCTGCGGCAGACAGCGACGGCACTAGAAGGATTGATCGGACGCGATCGCTCCTGTCAAAACCTGCAAGCAGAAGCGATCGCGCAGTTGCGCTTATTAGAAGTGGAAAGCCAAGACGGATTGGTACAGTTAGAACAACTGTGGGAAAATTGGGATGCAGCCACTCACGCTCACCCAGAAGAATTTCAGGAATCTTTGCAACAATTATTACCCGATCTCTCCAATCGTTCGGAGATTGAAATCGATTTGCTGTCCAAACTGGTGCTTGCTTGCGGTGATGTCAGTTTGGTTAATTTTATCCGTGTGGGTAAAGGGGCGATCGCGGCGGCGCGTCATGCCCTCACTCAAGGCTGTGAGATTGTCGGCGATGTTGCCCCTGTGGTTGCAGCTTGCGATCGCACCCGTTTATCTCATTTAGGTTGTCCGGTTACGACCTTAATCGCCGATCCTCACGTTAGCAGCGTTGTAGAAGCCGAGCAAGCCTTTTGGCATCAAAGCCAATGGCAAGAACAGCTACAACAGTTGCCACCAGGCTGTATTTTTGTTGTGGGATACGCCCCATCAGTGCTGATTGCTGCTTGTGATGCTATTGCCAAGGGACATTTTCAACCCGCTTTAATCATCGGGATGCCGATTGGTTTTAGCCATGCCCCAGCTGCCAAACGTCGCTTGATGCGTTCTGGTATTCCCTATATTACTGTCGAGGGAACAATGGGCGGCGGATTATTAGCGGCAGTAGCCTTAAATGCTTTAGTTGAATCGACAATTGAGAAACCGGATTGTCATTGTTATTTAGGAAAGTAG
- a CDS encoding glucokinase → MTILLAGDIGGTKTILRLVETTEATPKALYEQRYNSRDYPDLAPIVQEFLATSEEKLGKKLLPQKACFAIAGPVVNNTVQLTNLTWLLEASRLEEELGIESISLINDFAAVGYGILGLQESDLHTLQAGKPQTGTPIAVIGAGTGLGQGFLIQQGDTYHVFSSEGGHADFAPRSELDFHLLKYLLDKHDIQRVSVERVVSGQGIVAIYEFFRDRQNVKESPEIAQVVAAWEKQAGKKEKTVDPAAAISKAALEKSDRLSERVMQIFVEAYGAEAGNLALKLLPYAGLYIAGGIAAKILPLMQEGTFIRAFTSKGRMRPLLENVPVHIVLRSDIGLVGAAIAADRL, encoded by the coding sequence ATGACAATACTGTTAGCAGGAGATATTGGTGGCACGAAGACGATCTTGCGTTTGGTGGAAACAACAGAAGCAACACCCAAAGCCCTTTACGAACAACGCTATAACAGTCGCGACTATCCAGATTTAGCGCCCATAGTCCAAGAGTTTTTAGCCACATCTGAGGAAAAGTTGGGCAAAAAACTCTTACCGCAAAAAGCTTGTTTTGCGATCGCGGGTCCAGTTGTTAACAATACAGTACAGTTAACCAACCTAACTTGGCTGCTAGAAGCATCCAGGCTAGAAGAAGAGTTGGGGATCGAGTCCATTTCCCTGATCAACGACTTTGCCGCTGTTGGTTACGGTATATTGGGTTTGCAGGAATCAGATTTACACACTCTCCAAGCAGGTAAGCCCCAAACAGGTACGCCCATCGCGGTAATTGGTGCAGGAACGGGATTAGGACAGGGATTTTTAATTCAGCAAGGCGACACTTACCATGTCTTTAGTTCCGAAGGCGGACACGCTGATTTCGCACCTCGTTCCGAGTTAGACTTTCACCTCTTGAAATACCTATTGGACAAGCACGACATCCAACGAGTTTCAGTAGAACGAGTGGTATCGGGACAAGGAATTGTCGCCATCTACGAATTTTTTCGCGATCGCCAAAATGTGAAAGAATCGCCAGAAATTGCCCAAGTTGTAGCAGCTTGGGAAAAACAAGCTGGCAAGAAAGAAAAAACCGTCGATCCAGCCGCCGCAATTTCCAAAGCCGCCCTAGAAAAAAGCGATCGCCTGTCAGAACGGGTAATGCAGATTTTTGTTGAGGCTTACGGCGCAGAAGCAGGAAACCTCGCCCTCAAACTCTTACCGTATGCAGGGTTATACATTGCTGGTGGTATCGCTGCGAAAATTCTTCCCCTAATGCAAGAAGGTACTTTTATCCGCGCCTTCACCAGTAAAGGACGGATGCGACCTTTACTCGAAAACGTTCCCGTGCATATCGTCCTGCGATCGGACATTGGGCTAGTTGGTGCTGCGATCGCCGCAGATCGTTTGTAG